The following nucleotide sequence is from Candidatus Chlamydia corallus.
AACTGTGGATATAGTGGATAAAGAATTGAGATCAATTTCAGTGACGGAGTCCACGAATTGGGTTAGACCTGCATCAATAATACGAACTAAAGCAAGAGCTGCTTCTGATATGAGATCCATAGGATTTAATGATGATGGCGCTCTTGGAGAGCTAGCTTGTCGAAGCAAGTTTTTTGAATGTGTCCAAGATTCTGTGGTTGGGAAGATCGTATTGTTCGGGTTTAATAAAGAAGCAACATTTGTATTTTCTGATTGTAGAGCATTCATTAAATGTCTTAGAGCATAAATCCCTGAATTCAACTCTTCTAAGTTTATGGCAGGCACGGACCTCGGATCAAAACCAGAGTACTTGTGGTCAAGTTTGATGATTTGAGTACTTTCACCTGAAATGGTTCTTGGTCGATTTTGAATAGAAAAGGTAGACATAGAAAATAAATAATAATTTTTATTTTATTTTCATATTTTGCTTTTATTTTTTCTATAAAGCTTTTTAATGAAAAAAAATTTGTTTTCTATAATATTGATAGTTTTCTTTTTAAAGAACAAATCAATTTTTTGAATTAAAAAAATAATTTGTTCATGTTAATGTTAATTAAAAATAATACTGTTCTTATCTAAGTAGACATTAATATGATTTATAGCACTTCTATTTCAACATGTTATAAAAAACTTCCTATAATATTTTCGACGCATTCTTTTGCACAAAAACATAGGAAATCATTAGAACACATCATTAATTATGAAAAGACTACAGCCGAACGTTACATACTAGAAAGATTGCTTGAAGTTTTAGATCAAAAGGCAAGTGAGCGCTACCGCTCTGCTGTAGAGAAACTACACAAATATGAAGTTGAGCGTGGGACAGTAGTTAAGTCTATCCCTATCGCAGCCGTTCGTGAGAAACCTCTTTCTTCCGCACACGCATCTATTGTGGTTACAGCAAGTTCTTCACTAGTAGGCTCTGGAGTAGGAACATATTACAATGCAGTGAAACAGAAATGGGCGCGGGATCTTATTGCTAGTATTAATACTGTTATGACCAAAATCATGGCTGAAGTAGGGTCTAAGAATCCTACAAATAAAGCTGTATTTGATAAATTAAATACTGAACTTCAGGGTTTAATCGCAGCAGGTACTAATTTAACAGAAGAGAATTTTCAGTCTCTGTATAACTTTCCTGATGCGATCTTCACTGCAATACAACGAGCAGACACGTTCACTGGAGGGATAAAAACAGACTTTACTAACCAATTAGCAATACAATATGGCAATCAAGCTACTTTAACTCAAACATTTGCAGACAGTAGAGTCGAAGGGTTGAACGATATTCTTACAGCAGTAGAAGGAGTACTTACATCAGAACAGTTGGTCAGCTTTGCCGAGATTAAGAAAGAATTGCAAACTTTAGCAGATCATGTAGGTAATTTTGATGAAGCTGGACTGCAACAGATTGGGGATGCTGGAGAAAAACTTGCTGCAATAATTAATGCTTCTGAGCTCACCAGAAATGATAAAATTATGTTTTGTCAACATATAACAGACTTATACTCAGATCAAGTGACTGCTTTAGGATCTTTTGATACTGTACTTGATGCAAGCATCTACGTCAATCAGCATCAGAAAGGTATGTTTACCGATTTGACTAGCTTTCTTGGTTCTTTAATTGGGGTTTTTGCTCCAATTGACCTCAGTTCATCTCAAGGGGATATTAGTAGTGCGGCTTTAGCTGGAGCTCTACAAACAGCCCGGGGATTAAATTCCCGCTTCAATGAATTAACTTCGGCACAACAACAACTTATTAATCAATGTGCCCAATCTTTGAGTTCGTTTAAGTGTGGCGAGCACCTTGGTGCTATTTGGGCCTATTTTACAACATCTACTGTAGTTGCTTTAAACCCTACTGCAACAATGAATGATGTTAAAGCTGTTATTCTTGAAGAAGCTAAAGAGCTAGACAACTCTAGTTTTGAGTTAGCAGCACCTATGAAAGCGGCAATGACTCAAATTGTAAATTCAAATGGTAGTTTTTCTATAACAGTAAACTCACAGAATTTTCAATATACTATATATTCGAACAACAGCGGCAAAGTTGAGATTAATCAAATCCTGTTAAATTACGGATCCACGGGATTTTTACCAGAAATTACTAAACTAGCAAAAGCAGTTTCCGAAAATACAGCACGATCCTATTTTCGGTTTAAGGCTCTTGCTAATGTAGAATCAGAAAGTCTAGAGGCTAAAATAGAAGATCTTCAGGATCAACTTAAACAGTTCACAAATATGAAGACAGAATTGTTTAATGGGCAATTATTAGCACAAGCTAGCGAATTACGTGCTTTACCCCTACCTTCGGCAGTGGCCTCTGTTTTAATCGATCGCTATATGCCTAAAGAAGTCGATTATCTAAATGAAATCTATAAGAAGTTATATTATAGTAACTTAGGATCTTCGGTTGGAAATGCTATTATTAAGTCCATTTCTCAATATGTCAACGGAGCTACGTATTTCAATTTTGCTAGTTACGTTGGACAGCAACCAGCAGTAGGTGCTGGAGGGTCGAATGCCTTCCCTGGATCTAAGGAAAGTGCTCAGGCAAAACTGGACCTGGAGCGAAAGCAAGCCGCTTTGTACCTTCAAGAAACACGTGGAGCTCTTACAGTCGTTGCAGAACAAAGAGATAAAGTGATTCAAGATGATAAGCTGACTAATGAGCAGCGCTCGATGATTCTAGATGCTTTAAGGACTTATGAGGACAATATCAACGCTGTGTCAGGTTCTTTGGTGTTGTTACAAAACTATCTGCTACCCTTATCTATAGCTGCAGGTTCTGTAGCGGGAACTTTTATAGTTAATGGCGGACAGGATCAATGGCAGTCTCGATTGCAAATTCTTGAAGAGGCTTTAGTTTCAGGGTTAGTAGGAAATGTTATTAATGGAGGTATGTTCCCCTTACAATCTACAATACAGTCAGATCAGCAATCTTTTGCCGATATGGGACAGAATTTCCAGTTAGATTTGCAGATGCACCTGACTTCTATGCAGCAAGAGTGGACGGTGGTAGCTACTTCTTTACAACTTTTAAATCAGATGTACTTAAGTTTAGCACGCAGTCTGACAGGATAGTTCTATAGTTTCTAGAACTGGATTTCTAAAGCTTAAAGGATTTTTTTAATATTCCAAAGATGCTGGCACATTTTTCGCTCCTCTTTTTTATGAATCGTTACGGAGGGGTCCTATGCATCCAACATCTCATATGCAACAGCAACTAGCTCGCCTAGAGTTTATCAATGACCAGTTGACTACAGAGTTAGAACAAGTAAATGAATTATTATGTAGTTTAGGTTTCCCTGAAGGCCTTACTACAATTAAGGCAATTGCGGAGGAAGTGCTCTCTGATGACGAACCTCTATTAGATTAGATTATTGTTGAGGCTGTATACTATCAAATGGTGCCATCTTATCTTAAAAACTATGGAAAGTGTTTCTGTAGGATTTTTGGGTGACTGCTAAGCATCGTAATGGTAGTCTGCAGCTGTTGTTAACTGTTCTTATTCCGTGTTTATGTCTAAACTAGAGCACAAGCCTAGGATTCCTTATATTACTAAAGCTACGAAAAGAGGTCTCCGTATGAAGACTCTTGCGTATCTCGCTTCTTTACAAGATGCTAGGCAGCTTGCCTATTCTTTTTTGAAAGATCCCTCTTCTTTTGCTCGGTTAGCTAAAGCATTGATAGCTCCTAAGCCAGCTTTACAGAAAGGCAACCTATTTTTTTATGGTTGTACTAGCGTAGATGATATTATAGAAGAGCTCGGTCGTCCCAATAGGATATTTTTGATCGGATTTTCTTATTGTCAAAAACCTAGGGCGTGCCCTAAAGGACGTTTCAATGACGCTTGCCAGTATGATCCTGCGAATCCTACATGTACTTCATGCTCTATAGGGACAATGATGCGGCTGAATGCTCGTAGATATCATATTGTTATCATCCCTACATTTATAGACATTGCACAACGTCTATACATTTTAAAAAAACGTTATCCTGGGTTCCAAATTCTCTTTGCAGTTACTGCTTGTGAACTTTCCTTAAAGATGTTTGGAGATTATGCCTCTGTAATGAACTTAAAGGGTATGGGCATTAGACTCACAGGACGTATTTGCAATACATTTAAGGCATTTAAATTAGCGGAGCGGGGAATTAAACCAGGAGTCACTATCCTAGAAGATGATGGCTTTGAAGCGTTAACAAGGATCCTTACCGATTATAGCTGTTCTCCTTCCAATAGCGAATTCTGCGCGGTTGATCAGTAGGAGAACGAGTCCCCCAGATAATGTTGTTTTACCATAGGGTTACTAATCATTTGGTTTGAAGACCCTTCAAAGAAAATCTTTCCATCAATAATCAAATAACACCTATCTGCAATAGAAAGAAGCTCTTTAGCATTGTGATCTGTAATTAAGATGCCAATTCCACGTCCTGCAAGAATCTTAATTAGGTACTTCACGTTTTGAATGACCAGAGGGTCTACATTGGCAAAAGGTTCGTCTAACAATAATACGCTAGGATTTAAAGCTAATACACAGGCAATTTCCAGTCTTCGTCGTTCCCCTCCAGAGAGAGTTCCTGCCTTTTTATGTAGGCAGGAACCTAATTGCAAATCGTCCACCAAAGTGTTTAAAAGATGCGACTGCTGTTTCCGTGCTTTGTAAATGATTTCTAAAATGCAAACCAAATTGTCTTGAACCGTTAGTTCTTTAAAAATGGTTGATTCTTGAGCAAGATAGCCAATTCCTAACCGGGCACGATAGTCCATGGTTTTCTTGGTGACATCTACATTTTTAAAGACAATCTTCCCAGAATCAGGGCGAATTAAACCTACAGTAAGATAAAATGCTGTTGTTTTTCCTGCACCATTAGGGCCGAGTAGACCAACAATCTCCCCAGGATTTATTTGGAAAGAAACATCATTGGTAACAGGCTTTTTGTTATACTTCTTTACGAGGTTACAGACA
It contains:
- a CDS encoding CT620/CT621 family type III secretion system effector, whose translation is MIYSTSISTCYKKLPIIFSTHSFAQKHRKSLEHIINYEKTTAERYILERLLEVLDQKASERYRSAVEKLHKYEVERGTVVKSIPIAAVREKPLSSAHASIVVTASSSLVGSGVGTYYNAVKQKWARDLIASINTVMTKIMAEVGSKNPTNKAVFDKLNTELQGLIAAGTNLTEENFQSLYNFPDAIFTAIQRADTFTGGIKTDFTNQLAIQYGNQATLTQTFADSRVEGLNDILTAVEGVLTSEQLVSFAEIKKELQTLADHVGNFDEAGLQQIGDAGEKLAAIINASELTRNDKIMFCQHITDLYSDQVTALGSFDTVLDASIYVNQHQKGMFTDLTSFLGSLIGVFAPIDLSSSQGDISSAALAGALQTARGLNSRFNELTSAQQQLINQCAQSLSSFKCGEHLGAIWAYFTTSTVVALNPTATMNDVKAVILEEAKELDNSSFELAAPMKAAMTQIVNSNGSFSITVNSQNFQYTIYSNNSGKVEINQILLNYGSTGFLPEITKLAKAVSENTARSYFRFKALANVESESLEAKIEDLQDQLKQFTNMKTELFNGQLLAQASELRALPLPSAVASVLIDRYMPKEVDYLNEIYKKLYYSNLGSSVGNAIIKSISQYVNGATYFNFASYVGQQPAVGAGGSNAFPGSKESAQAKLDLERKQAALYLQETRGALTVVAEQRDKVIQDDKLTNEQRSMILDALRTYEDNINAVSGSLVLLQNYLLPLSIAAGSVAGTFIVNGGQDQWQSRLQILEEALVSGLVGNVINGGMFPLQSTIQSDQQSFADMGQNFQLDLQMHLTSMQQEWTVVATSLQLLNQMYLSLARSLTG
- the lptB gene encoding LPS export ABC transporter ATP-binding protein, translating into MPILSVCNLVKKYNKKPVTNDVSFQINPGEIVGLLGPNGAGKTTAFYLTVGLIRPDSGKIVFKNVDVTKKTMDYRARLGIGYLAQESTIFKELTVQDNLVCILEIIYKARKQQSHLLNTLVDDLQLGSCLHKKAGTLSGGERRRLEIACVLALNPSVLLLDEPFANVDPLVIQNVKYLIKILAGRGIGILITDHNAKELLSIADRCYLIIDGKIFFEGSSNQMISNPMVKQHYLGDSFSY